From the genome of Arthrobacter alpinus, one region includes:
- a CDS encoding alpha/beta fold hydrolase, translated as MGLSIRCSDGRVLGGELFAVPDGVERLGTVVIACATAVKASYYHRYAAFLAAHGFDAVTFDYRGIGASVGGSLRGQKVRWYEWGTLDIDAALTWALERSAGLPVHLVGHSFGGFGVGLAPHASQVQRILTVGAQHAYWRDLRFKDQVRHCAQAAVAVPLVGACGYFPAKRLGLMEDLPGGVAVDWARSRKDFTTATTGDQRAALLASLARVTAPILALASTDDSYATIAAIERAVAYTPNSAVRIIHLRPEQYGESSLGHFALFHSRFRRTFWEQTLRWLKAGDWPAA; from the coding sequence TTGGGTTTGAGCATCCGCTGCTCCGACGGGCGGGTGCTGGGCGGAGAGCTATTCGCCGTACCCGACGGCGTCGAACGGCTCGGCACCGTGGTCATCGCCTGTGCCACTGCGGTGAAGGCCAGCTACTACCACCGCTACGCGGCGTTCCTGGCAGCGCACGGATTCGACGCCGTCACCTTTGACTACCGGGGCATTGGGGCCTCCGTCGGCGGCTCCCTGCGTGGACAAAAAGTGCGCTGGTACGAATGGGGAACCCTGGACATTGACGCGGCGCTGACGTGGGCGCTGGAGCGTTCCGCCGGGCTCCCTGTGCACCTGGTGGGGCACAGCTTCGGCGGTTTCGGGGTTGGTCTGGCACCCCACGCAAGCCAGGTGCAACGCATCCTCACGGTGGGCGCGCAGCACGCGTATTGGCGGGACCTGCGGTTCAAGGACCAAGTGAGGCACTGCGCCCAGGCTGCGGTTGCTGTGCCGCTGGTGGGAGCTTGCGGCTACTTTCCCGCCAAACGCCTGGGCTTGATGGAAGATCTGCCCGGCGGTGTGGCCGTTGATTGGGCACGCAGTCGCAAGGACTTTACGACGGCGACCACCGGCGACCAGCGTGCGGCCCTGTTGGCGAGCCTTGCCCGTGTCACGGCGCCGATTCTGGCACTGGCCAGCACCGACGACTCCTACGCCACCATCGCCGCCATAGAACGGGCCGTGGCCTACACGCCCAACAGTGCCGTCCGCATCATCCACCTGCGCCCCGAACAGTACGGGGAGTCCTCGCTGGGACACTTCGCGTTGTTTCACAGCCGTTTCCGGCGCACCTTTTGGGAGCAAACACTGCGCTGGCTCAAGGCCGGTGACTGGCCCGCTGCCTGA
- a CDS encoding Lrp/AsnC family transcriptional regulator: MDDRDRALLSALRENGREPVASLARRLDVSRARMNSRLERLLTSGTVVGFSVRVRDELDPPTIRAVSLLAVEGSDTDRVISELKGLPEIRAVHTTNGGWDLAAEPGTQTLADFGLVLGKIRSIPGIVNSETSLLLSSVLR; this comes from the coding sequence TTGGATGATCGTGATCGCGCACTCCTGTCGGCACTGCGCGAAAATGGCCGGGAACCCGTGGCGAGCCTGGCCAGGCGCCTTGACGTTTCCCGGGCAAGGATGAACAGCAGGCTGGAACGCCTGCTCACCTCCGGGACCGTGGTGGGATTCTCCGTGCGCGTGCGCGACGAACTGGACCCGCCGACCATCCGGGCCGTTTCGCTCCTTGCCGTGGAGGGCAGTGACACGGATCGGGTGATCAGTGAGCTCAAGGGCCTGCCGGAAATACGGGCAGTTCACACCACCAACGGCGGCTGGGACCTGGCGGCCGAGCCGGGTACCCAAACCCTGGCCGACTTTGGCCTGGTGCTGGGGAAAATCCGCTCCATACCGGGCATCGTCAACAGCGAGACGAGCCTGCTGCTCAGCTCTGTGCTGCGCTAA
- a CDS encoding FdhF/YdeP family oxidoreductase, which produces MAGKAPQENIDEQQLSVGRVQKKAVGIPGIMHAMEISLTQMGPVRTAQTLLKINQKDGFDCPGCAWPENDKRHKAEFCENGAKAVAEEATKRRVPPSFFAEHSVSELREWDDFRLGQQGRLTDPMYLAEGSDHYVPVSWERALEILADELKALKNPDEAIFYTSGRTSNEAAFLYQLMVRGLGTNNLPDCSNMCHESSGSALTETIGIGKGSVSLEDIYQSELILIAGQNPGTNHPRMLTALEKAKKNGAVIVAINPLPEAGLMRFENPQTVRGLVGGGSALADDFLQIKLGGDQALFQGLGKFLLEEQRRPGSPTEGRVFDSAFIETHTTGLGEYLTQLEAVSWSEIVTATGLSEAQIRATGLRLLASKATVVCWAMGLTQHKHSVAMLRDVVNVLLLQGNIGKPGAGVCPVRGHSNVQGDRTMGIFERMPASFHDALDKEFKFASPRPDGFDTVAAIEAMRDGKAGVFLGMGGNFVRATPDSDVTEAALGRLSLTAQISTKLNKSHLITGRTALILPTLGRTERDTQAGGDQRVTVEDSMSAVHASRGRLAPASQNLLSEVAIVCALATRLFETDDGGTRPGAPVADWSAMNADYSLIRKHIAAVVPGFEDFEAKIDVPGGFVLPHGPRDSRSFSTDSGLAHFTANEMEYPKVPKGRLLLQTLRSHDQYNTTIYGKDDRYRGIKNGRRVVFVNQKDLDSFGIADGTMVDLVSEWKDGVDRRAPNFRVVAYSTPVGCAAAYYPETNVLVPLDSKADVSGTPTSKSVVIRLEPVA; this is translated from the coding sequence TTGGCTGGCAAGGCGCCCCAAGAAAACATCGACGAGCAGCAACTTTCGGTTGGCAGAGTGCAAAAGAAGGCGGTGGGAATCCCCGGTATTATGCACGCCATGGAAATCTCCCTGACGCAGATGGGCCCCGTCCGTACGGCCCAGACCTTGCTGAAGATCAACCAGAAAGACGGCTTTGACTGCCCCGGCTGTGCCTGGCCCGAGAACGACAAAAGGCACAAGGCCGAATTCTGTGAAAACGGGGCCAAGGCGGTGGCCGAGGAAGCCACTAAAAGGCGGGTGCCGCCGTCGTTCTTTGCAGAACACAGCGTCAGCGAACTGCGTGAATGGGACGATTTCCGGCTCGGCCAGCAGGGCCGGCTGACCGACCCGATGTATCTGGCCGAGGGCAGCGACCACTATGTTCCCGTCTCATGGGAGCGTGCCCTGGAAATCCTTGCCGACGAGCTCAAGGCCCTGAAAAACCCCGACGAGGCCATCTTTTACACCTCGGGGCGCACCTCCAACGAGGCGGCGTTCCTGTACCAGCTCATGGTGCGCGGGCTGGGCACGAACAACCTGCCAGACTGCTCCAACATGTGCCATGAATCCAGCGGTTCGGCGCTCACCGAGACCATCGGCATCGGCAAGGGCTCGGTGTCGCTGGAGGACATCTACCAGTCGGAGCTGATCCTGATCGCGGGCCAAAACCCGGGAACCAACCACCCGCGCATGCTCACAGCGCTGGAGAAGGCCAAGAAGAACGGTGCCGTCATTGTCGCCATCAACCCGCTGCCGGAGGCCGGGCTGATGCGTTTTGAAAACCCGCAAACGGTTCGCGGGCTGGTGGGCGGCGGCTCGGCGCTGGCGGATGACTTCCTGCAGATCAAGCTTGGCGGGGACCAGGCACTGTTCCAGGGACTGGGCAAGTTCCTGCTCGAGGAGCAGCGCCGTCCGGGGTCCCCCACCGAAGGCCGCGTGTTTGACTCGGCCTTCATCGAAACGCACACCACGGGTCTGGGCGAATACCTGACACAGCTGGAGGCCGTCAGCTGGTCCGAAATCGTCACCGCCACGGGCCTGAGCGAGGCGCAAATCCGCGCCACAGGCCTGCGGCTCCTGGCATCCAAAGCAACCGTGGTCTGCTGGGCCATGGGACTGACACAGCACAAGCACTCCGTGGCCATGCTGCGCGATGTGGTCAACGTGCTGCTGCTGCAGGGAAACATCGGCAAGCCCGGCGCCGGCGTGTGCCCGGTCCGCGGCCACTCGAACGTGCAGGGCGACCGCACCATGGGCATCTTCGAGCGCATGCCCGCAAGCTTCCACGACGCCCTCGATAAGGAATTCAAGTTCGCCTCCCCCCGCCCCGACGGCTTCGACACGGTGGCCGCGATCGAGGCCATGCGCGACGGCAAGGCGGGCGTATTTCTAGGCATGGGCGGGAACTTCGTCCGCGCCACCCCCGACTCGGATGTCACCGAGGCTGCGCTTGGCCGGCTTTCCCTGACAGCGCAAATCTCCACCAAATTGAACAAGTCGCACCTGATCACCGGCCGGACGGCGCTGATCCTGCCCACCTTGGGCCGCACCGAGCGCGACACCCAGGCGGGTGGGGACCAGCGCGTCACGGTCGAGGACTCCATGAGCGCCGTGCACGCCTCGCGCGGCCGGCTGGCCCCGGCGTCACAGAACCTACTCTCCGAGGTGGCGATCGTGTGCGCTCTCGCCACACGGCTCTTTGAAACGGACGACGGCGGCACCCGCCCGGGTGCCCCCGTCGCCGACTGGTCTGCCATGAACGCCGACTACAGCCTGATCCGTAAGCACATTGCTGCCGTCGTCCCCGGCTTCGAGGACTTTGAGGCCAAAATCGATGTGCCCGGCGGTTTCGTCCTGCCGCACGGCCCGCGTGATTCGCGCTCCTTTTCGACCGATTCGGGGCTGGCCCATTTCACGGCCAATGAAATGGAGTACCCGAAGGTGCCGAAGGGACGGCTGCTGCTGCAGACGTTGCGCTCCCACGACCAGTACAACACCACCATCTACGGCAAGGACGACCGCTACCGCGGCATCAAGAACGGGCGCCGTGTGGTGTTTGTGAACCAAAAGGATCTTGATTCCTTCGGCATCGCAGACGGCACCATGGTGGACCTAGTCTCCGAATGGAAGGACGGCGTGGACCGCCGGGCACCTAACTTCCGGGTGGTGGCGTACTCCACTCCCGTAGGCTGCGCCGCCGCCTACTACCCGGAAACCAACGTCCTGGTCCCGTTGGACTCCAAGGCCGACGTCAGCGGCACACCAACCTCCAAGTCCGTGGTGATCCGGCTCGAGCCAGTCGCGTAG
- the fdhD gene encoding formate dehydrogenase accessory sulfurtransferase FdhD: MGRLVQRVKATRIDITGGRRVVREESLAVEEPLEVRLGHDSFSVTMRTPGDDFDLVAGFLVSEGIIFEPEQLISLRFCAGEDENGQQTFNVVEAQLRPDVAMPLPAAHRHVTTSSACGICGTASIDAVRKSSHFTRSAAVDEPFVSAAVLAALPDTLREQQKLFDKTGGVHAAGLFAPDGELLSLREDVGRHNAVDKVVGAAFRDRQLPLGKTILQVSGRASFELVQKAAMAGVPMLAAVSAPSSLAVELAQEAGVTLVGFSRGNTLNVYTHPGRVG, from the coding sequence ATGGGACGGCTTGTTCAGCGGGTCAAGGCAACCAGGATTGACATCACCGGGGGCCGACGCGTAGTGCGCGAAGAGTCCTTGGCTGTAGAGGAACCGTTAGAAGTCCGGTTGGGGCACGACTCATTCAGCGTCACCATGCGTACCCCGGGTGATGACTTTGACCTGGTCGCGGGTTTTTTGGTGTCGGAGGGCATCATCTTTGAGCCTGAGCAGCTGATCTCGCTGAGGTTTTGCGCGGGCGAGGACGAAAACGGCCAGCAAACCTTCAACGTGGTGGAGGCGCAGCTGCGTCCCGATGTCGCCATGCCGTTGCCGGCAGCCCACCGCCACGTGACCACCTCCAGCGCGTGCGGCATCTGCGGCACGGCATCTATCGATGCCGTGCGTAAGTCCTCGCACTTCACCCGATCCGCGGCCGTTGACGAGCCGTTTGTTTCCGCTGCCGTGCTGGCAGCCCTGCCGGACACGCTGCGTGAGCAGCAGAAACTCTTTGACAAAACAGGGGGTGTGCACGCGGCCGGCCTGTTTGCCCCTGACGGGGAACTGCTCTCACTGCGCGAGGATGTGGGCCGTCACAATGCGGTGGACAAGGTGGTCGGCGCCGCGTTCCGGGACCGGCAGCTACCCCTGGGCAAAACTATCTTGCAGGTGTCGGGTCGGGCCTCGTTCGAGCTCGTCCAAAAGGCCGCGATGGCAGGGGTACCGATGCTTGCGGCCGTGAGTGCGCCGTCGTCTCTGGCCGTTGAACTGGCTCAGGAAGCCGGTGTGACGCTCGTGGGGTTCAGCCGCGGCAACACGCTAAACGTCTACACGCACCCGGGCCGCGTGGGCTAG